The genomic interval TTGGGTCGCCATATAGGCGGCGGCTTTTATCAGGGTGGGGCTTTTCGTTTGTTTTTCTTGAATTCCTTAATTTTTCGTCCAGCGCATAGTGCCATGTTTGCTGATTACGATACAATCGACGCCGATAACAGATTTCACCAAACAATGTCTGAACCCCCATCTCACGGAAACCTTCACTCTTGCCTGGGCGATTTTCCTGTTCAAAGAGCCGATGATCTGCCTCTGTTATAACTTTTTCCATCATTGGCACACCAAGTGC from Microaerobacter geothermalis carries:
- a CDS encoding UPF0236 family transposase-like protein, with translation MELFKYISSLAQQIMDGKMDFVGLEQEIFKMVKALGVPMMEKVITEADHRLFEQENRPGKSEGFREMGVQTLFGEICYRRRLYRNQQTWHYALDEKLRNSRKTNEKPHPDKSRRLYGDPKLLP